In the genome of Mytilus edulis chromosome 14, xbMytEdul2.2, whole genome shotgun sequence, the window TCAGCAAGCAACATTcagtcaatagaaaaaaaaacacatgtccAACGTTTATGTTTTCTGAATCTATATTTTGTTACATGTACTCATCTCTATGAAAAATTGTTCaagattgtaaatataaaatcataaggatagttgtatgattaccaattagacaactatctaccaaagttTATATGTTTCATACTTCAAAATGTTTTCATCCCtatgaatgtacatgtatgtagcaGTTTAAAGTCAACAATTAACAGTGCAAAATATACTTCTtctcgattgaaaaaaaaaagaaaaaaggaaaatggTCTATGATTGCCTAAGAGACAACGTCTataggagaccaaatgacacattaATCAAATTTCTGACTCCTCACTGTTAAATTATTTAATACAACTGAAACTATATGTTTTTCAGAGTAATTATGGCTTCTAGTAAAATGTGTGGACCATGTTCTAGGGTTGACAAATTAGCGTCAGCTGTAACATTTTGCACTGATTGTGAAGATCCTTTGTGCGCAGATTGCGTCACAATGCATAAAGCAATCAAGGCACTCGCTTTACACCATTTGATCGATAAAGAAGTTCAAACAGACAAAGCTTTCAACATCAGAAGAACCTGCAGTGACCATCCCGATATGGCTTTAGAGTTTTACTGCTCAACTCATGACACATTATGCTGTCGTACATGCTCCGTGAATACCCATCGCACATGTGGCAAAATACTACCAGTCGATGTTGCTGCACGCGGAATAAAGTCATCAGTAATGCTGAACGATGTAACTGTAGATTTAAAGGGTTTATTGAAAAATGTCGAGCAATTAGTAGAGGAGAGagcaaaaaacaaagaaaacatcGAAAAATCTAAAGCTACTACACTACAAACGATAGTTAAATTCAAACGTCAATTAATTCAAGAGTTAGATGAATTAGAAAAGAAATTATTGACAGAAATCGACGAAACTGAGAAAAATCTAACCAAACAGGCCGAATCTGAGCTTTCACTCATTGAAATCCGATGTAAGGCCATTGTAGATTTATCAGAACAATTAGAATTTCTTACAAAACATGGATCAGAAATCCAAATATTGATGCTGTTGAATACTATCAGAGTGGATATTTCAAAGCAAGAGAACGACTTTCACAATTTGGTCCCGTCTTACGAATGTATTGATGTAAGCTTCAAGGCATCAGGATTAAAATCTGCCCTTAATTCTCTTGGATCGGTAGAAATAAAATCTGTTCCATGTTCAATTGAACACAAACCATCTAAACGCACACAAGCGCAGGTACCACCAGCATATGAGAAAATGCTAACAAAATTCAAACTCAAAACAGAATTCAGAGTACCTTATTCTCAAGGTAAAATATCTAGCATGGTTGTAACAAAAGATAATAGGCTGCTGTTTTGTTATACGGGAGACAAGAGTAAC includes:
- the LOC139504265 gene encoding E3 ubiquitin-protein ligase TRIM71-like; protein product: MASSKMCGPCSRVDKLASAVTFCTDCEDPLCADCVTMHKAIKALALHHLIDKEVQTDKAFNIRRTCSDHPDMALEFYCSTHDTLCCRTCSVNTHRTCGKILPVDVAARGIKSSVMLNDVTVDLKGLLKNVEQLVEERAKNKENIEKSKATTLQTIVKFKRQLIQELDELEKKLLTEIDETEKNLTKQAESELSLIEIRCKAIVDLSEQLEFLTKHGSEIQILMLLNTIRVDISKQENDFHNLVPSYECIDVSFKASGLKSALNSLGSVEIKSVPCSIEHKPSKRTQAQVPPAYEKMLTKFKLKTEFRVPYSQGKISSMVVTKDNRLLFCYTGDKSNALSIWSETGYHIQDCALAGTAWGIAMIPGTNEAVVTLPSLHSIQFVNIASMVPGKIIEVPDKCYGVAVIKDMIVLGGKGKMYFFSMTGSLQKTFNVGRRVLHSLKTSKMDMTYCCEADNDTLHCIDFNGTVIFSYQSPPDFDGPVDITFDGKDNLYVTTWRSNKVHRISLDGNLIDILLKKEIGLDEPYGIAFNKNYTKLFIANGKCENKQVLIYDCA